The following coding sequences are from one Candidatus Eisenbacteria bacterium window:
- a CDS encoding FlgD immunoglobulin-like domain containing protein — MQPCARFAIQVVSFLVLALPSFSLAAVTDTLSSVTLVATFDADTPDAPPDLTLPGPPAGDALTISELSGTIRVRTTVGSLTSQPVEMSQVPGEGSMSMRGVPAAMGGSNRVTVRWRSLARSGGICFLACTMRGPEGGIAASVEYRPEGQLTYNSVGTIGPTLPVSYVPEVDQQFTIVLDFLAQTSSLSIDGVPVVGFQDVPLPQPVTALGSVGFEAGCVATQAFAVDEISAVALVEDTPPSLLAPTIVNGEEGGTITFTVTASDPDGDSIDLLSADLDELIETDATFTPDPGNGSGTFLWHPVVGSAGVYTVPFFASNTMTATVSTQITIGPVGTSVSGTLIWPTNPGDEGEYDVVFTAVNAATSESTSATTHIVVSSPLAAAVPAREARPLAGWLPWAEAPQAPTKGPVISVKTRVDATAGDTVVVVVTAVDADELPPAPTAGTITTAIRAASLVAGTVLLSADLSDLPAGNDATFTTNSQPVVAAPAAVVATEGSTLTIPVSASDPDGDPILDLIALTSGLPAGNDATFTPGPGNHNGTFTWTPAIGQIGAHTVTFRAINALVGNVTTVITVSETVEARAFMPGNDKKIKLETLRPRACLQVELVSSVPVTDIDFTSILMASAGTGSVPEIPAIHAKQGVISDKDENGVLDATICFSKEDLRDLFSLLEGHVLVPVEIRGTLNDGRTFEAGITLDIYATGAALSATIAPNPLNPEAVLTVWNASPGPLRVTVYDASGRLMRVLRIEPSEVGERSIRIDGRGSDGTPLPTGVYFFRVESPDAETAGRFTILK, encoded by the coding sequence ATGCAACCTTGCGCGCGTTTCGCCATCCAGGTCGTATCCTTCCTTGTTCTCGCGCTCCCATCGTTCTCCCTGGCCGCCGTGACCGATACGCTCTCCTCCGTGACGCTCGTGGCCACGTTCGACGCCGACACACCCGATGCGCCCCCGGATCTCACGCTTCCCGGACCGCCAGCGGGTGATGCGCTCACGATCAGCGAGCTCTCCGGCACGATCCGTGTCCGCACCACCGTCGGGAGCCTGACCTCCCAACCGGTCGAGATGAGCCAAGTTCCCGGTGAGGGGAGCATGTCGATGCGTGGCGTTCCCGCTGCGATGGGCGGGTCCAATCGGGTGACGGTTCGCTGGCGATCCCTGGCGCGCTCCGGCGGAATCTGTTTCCTCGCATGCACCATGCGGGGTCCGGAGGGCGGAATCGCGGCGTCCGTGGAGTACCGGCCCGAAGGACAGCTGACCTACAACTCGGTGGGAACGATCGGCCCGACACTTCCGGTGAGCTACGTGCCCGAGGTGGACCAGCAGTTCACGATCGTACTCGACTTCCTGGCGCAGACCTCGAGCCTCTCGATCGACGGGGTTCCGGTGGTCGGATTCCAGGACGTTCCCCTACCCCAGCCGGTGACAGCGCTCGGGTCGGTCGGATTCGAGGCGGGATGCGTCGCGACCCAGGCGTTTGCCGTAGATGAGATTTCAGCGGTGGCGCTCGTGGAGGACACTCCTCCCTCGCTCCTCGCGCCCACCATCGTGAACGGAGAAGAAGGCGGGACCATCACCTTCACGGTGACCGCGTCCGATCCCGATGGAGATTCGATCGACCTGCTCTCCGCGGACCTCGATGAGCTCATCGAGACGGACGCGACGTTCACTCCCGACCCCGGGAACGGGTCCGGCACCTTCCTTTGGCATCCCGTGGTCGGGTCGGCCGGTGTCTACACGGTTCCGTTCTTCGCCTCGAACACCATGACGGCGACGGTGTCGACTCAGATCACGATCGGACCGGTGGGCACGAGCGTGAGCGGAACGTTGATCTGGCCGACGAATCCGGGGGACGAAGGCGAGTACGACGTCGTCTTCACGGCGGTGAACGCGGCCACATCGGAATCGACCAGCGCCACGACGCACATCGTGGTCTCCTCACCGCTGGCGGCTGCCGTTCCGGCCCGCGAGGCGCGCCCCCTGGCGGGGTGGCTCCCCTGGGCAGAAGCGCCTCAAGCGCCGACGAAGGGTCCCGTGATCAGCGTCAAGACCAGGGTAGATGCCACCGCCGGCGACACGGTCGTCGTCGTCGTCACCGCGGTCGATGCCGACGAGCTTCCGCCTGCTCCCACCGCGGGAACGATCACGACCGCGATACGAGCGGCATCCCTCGTGGCAGGGACGGTCCTCCTTTCCGCGGATCTCTCGGATCTCCCTGCGGGTAACGACGCGACGTTCACAACCAATAGTCAACCCGTGGTGGCGGCCCCCGCGGCGGTTGTGGCCACCGAGGGCAGCACGCTCACGATCCCAGTGTCGGCGTCGGATCCCGACGGCGACCCGATCCTCGACCTGATTGCGCTCACGAGCGGCCTCCCGGCTGGTAATGACGCAACCTTCACTCCCGGACCGGGGAATCACAACGGGACCTTCACCTGGACCCCCGCGATCGGGCAGATCGGGGCCCACACGGTCACCTTCCGCGCGATCAACGCGCTCGTGGGGAACGTCACCACCGTGATCACGGTCTCCGAGACGGTCGAAGCGCGCGCGTTCATGCCGGGGAATGACAAGAAGATCAAGCTGGAGACACTCCGGCCGCGGGCTTGCCTCCAGGTCGAGCTGGTCTCCTCGGTCCCCGTGACCGACATCGATTTCACTTCGATCCTCATGGCCTCGGCCGGGACGGGGTCCGTCCCGGAGATTCCAGCGATCCATGCAAAGCAGGGCGTTATTTCGGACAAGGACGAGAACGGGGTCCTGGATGCGACGATCTGCTTCTCGAAGGAGGACCTCCGGGATCTCTTCAGCCTCCTGGAGGGACACGTCCTCGTTCCGGTCGAGATTCGGGGAACGCTGAACGACGGGAGAACCTTCGAGGCGGGAATCACGCTCGACATCTACGCGACCGGTGCCGCGCTCTCGGCCACGATCGCTCCCAATCCGCTCAATCCAGAGGCCGTTCTCACGGTCTGGAACGCGTCGCCCGGCCCGCTACGCGTCACCGTTTACGACGCGAGCGGGCGTCTGATGCGCGTGCTGAGGATCGAACCTTCCGAGGTCGGTGAGCGCAGCATCCGGATCGACGGGCGCGGAAGCGACGGCACGCCGCTTCCGACGGGCGTGTATTTCTTCCGGGTCGAGTCACCGGACGCCGAAACGGCGGGACGATTCACGATCTTGAAGTAG